The Pogona vitticeps strain Pit_001003342236 chromosome 7, PviZW2.1, whole genome shotgun sequence genome segment GTTTaggatttgggttttttaaaaacaaaacacttgaaGTTCATGGAATGTACAGTCCCTCTTTCACCTCTTTCCGCCCCCCCCATACGTAGTATTGGGAATGATTTACATCATCCTATAAAAGCGGGACGCCAACTCCCAAGAACTTCCGATCCAAATagcatcttcccttcccttttgcgATTCCCATCCAGTTGAGCACCGCCGGTtgtggcaaacaacaacaacaaaatgatgagGTCCTGGGCTAAACTACAGATCATTCCTTGTCCAAGGCAATGCAATTGGGTCTTAAAAGCCATCCGGTCATCATCCCACAAGTTTTCTCCCTCCCCAGTAGCTTGCAAAGCAAGGTTTGTTTCTCTACGGTTGGCCTTTGGCGTGAAACACCGCCACACTGGCCGTTGACTGCCTCTCTTCTTGCCATCGTGATGACCGATTGCAAAAACCGGATGCACACTCTCCCCCTTTCCACACAACCTGATCCCACGGGGTCCTTTTGGATTCAGGGGGAGCCTTTTCCCAGGAAGCTCCACCCTCCCAGACATCATCATCCCCCCTGCCCCCAGGGATGCTTGCAGGTTAGACCAgtccctgaagagaaagaaatgcaagaaggcaGCTTGGAAATGTCAAGTGTGCTGATAGCATCGCTGAGTCACAAGGCAGAAAGATTTCCCCGGATGGAGCTTGTCTGACTTCCTTCTCCGCCTGGAATCACAGAGGGCTGCGCTGAGTCCTCTCCTCCCATGGGGCAAAGGCTAGGCCAGCCTGGGAGGGAGACCCTCCGTGGACAAGGCTTTGGTGGCGACTGCTCCGCTCGTAGTCGTCATGGAAGACCTCGCCGTCATCCCTTCCTCGCCAAAGCCGGCCGGATTGGGGGCCAGTCCCCCCCGTTAGGCGGCTAGGGGTCCCCCATACTGCTGCTTCGAGGCGAAAGCCTTGCTCCCCACGCCGTGGCCACGCTTCCACGGCTCGCCAAGAGAGTTACAGTTCTTAACACTTGATTCCGAGTCCAGCCGTCTTCCTTCAGCAGGTCATGCAACGAGGGCGGATGCTGTTCTCGGAGGGAGGGTTGGGGTCCACCTAGAGTACCAAGAGACCAGGGCAGAGGGTTAAGGTTAGCTGCATGGCTGCATAATGAGCAAAGGACACGGCTGTCTAGACTGGGTTTGGCCCCACGGCTGGGGTGAACCAGCTAATGGGGTAGCCTACCCACCCTCTGCACCATGCAGAGGGATGAAGGGCAGAAAGAGCCCAAGGCGGGTCTCCACTGCGATGCTGAGCCCACAGACCTCCCCTTCTCCCACCATCATAGGGCGCTACTCACCTCCGAGTAGAGGGGTGGAGGCCGTAACCGAAACTCCTGGATGTAGGCAAAGAAAGGTCCTTCCAGAAGGTTGGGCGGGCTGTTCGGGCAGGGCAAAGGTGGGCTCTCGAGAGATTCATTGCCAGATACAACCGAGGAGTACTCTGGAGGGGctgaggggggagaaagaggtgATTTAGATAAGCAAATCCTCTCTAGAAAGAACTGCTGCTAGTTGGCAATTGTATTCCCGGCCATGCAGCAAGTCACACGACTGGCGCACGACCAGGAATACAACCTGCAACAGCTTATCTCATCACTTCGCACTGCGATTTACACCGACGTGTGCAAGTGATAAGATTCTGGCCCTTAGCTATTTAGATCCTGACACTCAAAATAACCGCCCATCCACCACTATGCTTCTCCTCGAGAGCAACTTACCCTCCAGTTGCTCGGTGATCCCAGTCCGCAACCAATCCAGATTGACGCTGTACTGACTGCTGACGCTGGATGTGCGGCTGCCAAAGGGGTGCAGAGGGATGGTTCCAATTACCAGTGGCAGCTCGAGCAACAGCTTAGATGTCCCTGGGATGTCTACGCAGATCTGCCAGTGGAGAAAGACAAAAGGGGGAGAGGTTAAAAGAGGAAGGAGGTCAGTGAGCCCAGTGCCCCTGCCGAATGACAGACTGCTTCTGGACCAccaaagtaacttccccaaacaGTCCCTGTAAGTGTAACTGAGGCCTTGTCCCTGCCAGTCCTTTTTGGAATGGGCTGAcgtggtctaaatagggtcaccCGAGATCAGATGGAGGTGCAATGGgccaaatggcatatggacctcaagccaccctgTTTAGCCCGGCTCTGTCCAGTTCACAATATCATGACGGTTCGCATCAGCGAAACTCtagcagagttttttttaaaaaggttaactAAAGCATTCAATTTGGTGATATCTCAAGGAGGCTTGCTTCTTAAGCCATGTCATGAACAGAGATATCATAAGCCTGGGCTTATGAGGTGGAATTGGTTAATTACTAATTACTGTTAttaatggcagtattaggaacgtTGTGGTGACtgtttgacaagggctggacttgatgatttatagggtcccttctagctctgccatGCTATTCTAATTATGAACCCCATGATCCCtctttctctatttctctctctctctctctctctcacacacacacacacacacacacacacacacacacacacacgactcaCCTTGAGCACGTACTCCACGCGGAGGATGTGACACTCGAGGATGGAGGGCCCCACTGGTGGGATCTTGAGCGCCCGGCCATGCCACACCTCTCTCTTGTGGGCTGCTATGGAGTCGCCCACAATGCTGGCCACCACACacttcttctgcttcttggcGCCCCGGGCGGTGAAGGTCTGCACCTGGATGATGGCTGCCTTGGGGACCACGGTCCGGGAGGTGCAGTTGTCGATTTCGGCGAAGATGGGGATGACCTCGCCTGCCGGAGGGAGAGAGCAGAGGGCGGCCACCTTAGAGAGGAGCTGGGGCTGCCGGCTGATGCCCCCACGTTGCCCCCCCTAGTATCGCCTTCCAAGCTCGGCATCATTGGGTCCCTCTTCTTCTGTCACCCCGTGCGATCTCCCCAAAATCTTTTGACCGACTCTCTCGGGTGACCCCCAGGGACTGCCCGGGTACTCTTCCGGACAGCCTTGTGTGCCATCAAAAGTGTGGGGAACGCCCCCACTTTTCCCTCCCACAACCAGGCTGGGCCCATCTAGGGCACAGGAGGAGCCACTCGGGAACTTACCTGGGGTGTAGCCTTTCCGATCGATCTTGGCAGAGACGGAGACCTGCCCTCGGCTGCAGTACCACGCCCGCGCCAGTTTCTCTTTAGCCCCGGCCTGAGGAGCCTGTcggaaggaggcagaggaagggggaaaaggtgAAATTCAGGGTTCCTGCCTTCCTAAATGCAAAACCAGAATgggttctttccttcttttcacttttaaacaaacaaaaaaaaatgacaggGGGAAGGGGGTACATTTTCCCTCTGAAAAGgtgcagagctgggaaaagttgcttttctggcCTCCCACTCTCAAGCATTCTCCAGCGAGTGCTGCCAGGGAACCGGGAGATtccctcatcatcatcctcaaacggcacagctggaagggacccttgtgggatcatccagtccagcccctgttcagGAGGCCCcgaggggggaatcgaactcccagcctctggctccaaaTGGAGGATGGCATGGGAACTGTCCCCTTCACCCCTGCCTCTTCCCTCAACTCACCAGTAAAGTAGGAGTGTTGATGTCAATGGGTTCGATCACAGTGAACTCCTTCTTCACAGTTTTGACCGTCGACCAGGGCCGGTGCAACTTGGCCTTCACCCAGTATCGGACGCTGCCGTGTTTGCCCTCAAAGGAGGTTGCTAAggatctgtcccagaaaagagggaagatttAGCGCCCCGAATATAAGGCCAGGAAGGAACCCCAAACACAGATACGGCATCGAGAAGGGGTGAAAAGTCATGGGTCACTTACTCTGGGAGTTGGAAGGTAAATGCAAATTCGTGCCGCCCGGCAGGAAGGACTGTGACGTCTCCGTTGTCTGTGagggaagaaccagagagagagattcaacaACCATACGTTTCCTTTTTTCGTTTCTCGTCCAAGTTCTGGCCGGTTTGCCAAACCACCAGCAAAACAAGGGAAATTCGTTCCGTGCTGCtctgtgtacatacacacacacacacagactggaGCCCAAGGCTGGGCGGCACGTGACAAAAGGCAACTTTAAGCACAGAGTTTTAACAAACAGAGGCATAActtcaagaaagagagaaaaaaaggcataGGAAAGAGCCGGTTCCCATCTTTCCCCCCTCTGGGCCTCGGGGCACGAGCCCCTTGGATGCGGCCATGACCCACACTGGGTCCCGGATTCCAAGTCCTCCACCCCTCCTCCCCGTCCCCTTTGCACCATTATATAAGGGGCAGGCCACCAGGAATAGAAAGGCCACCACGTGCTAAATTCACCTGTGAGTGGCCCATCATCCTCCCCCAGAGGCTGGGATTCTTGGCCAAAGAATCCACGCCTTGGCCTCCCATTCAGGAACCAAACCCAAGAGCTCCCTGCCTGTCACACTCTGCACCTGCCCAGAGGCCCCTTTGCAGGGACCAGAGCGGTCTCCCCAGCAGCAAagtgggaaaagagagaaggggagagagagatggattgaAAGGGCCCTCTGTGTCTGCTCAGAGGCACCCTGCATTAAGAAAGCTGCCTTTTGCCAGCTAGAGAGCGGCGAGGGCGGGGCACTCTTTCtctgctcagaggcactctttcCTAGGAGGAAGAGTGGGGCACTCTTTCcctgctcagaggcactctttcCTAGGAGGAAGAGCAGAtcaagcaagagagaaagagagagggaaaacagGGAGCCCTCTGCGTCTGCCCAGAGGCACCCTTGCTCAGGAGCAGCATGGGCGTTCTCCACGCGGCCCTCTGCGCTCCTTCAGAGGCACTCTTGCTAGGAGGAAGAGCAGACCGGGACGGAGGGAGGAAGCGCTCTGCGTCTGTCCAGAGGCACTCTTGCTCAGGGGCGGAACGGACCCTCTGCCCGCGCTCAGAGGCTTGCCGGCGCCTGTCCTCGTCTGTCCCAAGCCCGCAGCCCCGTACCTGGCGGGACGAGGAGGGTCTCCCGGAGGCTGAGGAAGTCCACCTGGTCGCCATAGCTCTGCGTGTAAGCGGTGCTGGAGCCGGCGCTGCGGGACTCGGTCCAGTGGACTTTGGCGCAGCCCTGGGCGTGCAGGTGGAGGGCGCCCAGCCGGGCTTCTCCGGTCAGTTCCAACACCACCCGGCCGGCCACGCTCTCGCCCGAGCTGAAGACCGGCGGCGCGTCCAGCTCCGGGCAGTCCAGCACCACCGCGAAGCGCTTGAGCC includes the following:
- the ARRDC2 gene encoding arrestin domain-containing protein 2 isoform X2 is translated as MHHLSQIRHFTLELDCGPGPVAVYRGGELLSGRVVLDVTRGLRVKALAIYAWGLATAHWLEGKTVGMSTVYSDYTAHETYLQRCQPLIGDNGDVTVLPAGRHEFAFTFQLPESLATSFEGKHGSVRYWVKAKLHRPWSTVKTVKKEFTVIEPIDINTPTLLAPQAGAKEKLARAWYCSRGQVSVSAKIDRKGYTPGEVIPIFAEIDNCTSRTVVPKAAIIQVQTFTARGAKKQKKCVVASIVGDSIAAHKREVWHGRALKIPPVGPSILECHILRVEYVLKICVDIPGTSKLLLELPLVIGTIPLHPFGSRTSSVSSQYSVNLDWLRTGITEQLEAPPEYSSVVSGNESLESPPLPCPNSPPNLLEGPFFAYIQEFRLRPPPLYSEVDPNPPSENSIRPRCMTC
- the ARRDC2 gene encoding arrestin domain-containing protein 2 isoform X1, whose product is MLFDRLKRFAVVLDCPELDAPPVFSSGESVAGRVVLELTGEARLGALHLHAQGCAKVHWTESRSAGSSTAYTQSYGDQVDFLSLRETLLVPPDNGDVTVLPAGRHEFAFTFQLPESLATSFEGKHGSVRYWVKAKLHRPWSTVKTVKKEFTVIEPIDINTPTLLAPQAGAKEKLARAWYCSRGQVSVSAKIDRKGYTPGEVIPIFAEIDNCTSRTVVPKAAIIQVQTFTARGAKKQKKCVVASIVGDSIAAHKREVWHGRALKIPPVGPSILECHILRVEYVLKICVDIPGTSKLLLELPLVIGTIPLHPFGSRTSSVSSQYSVNLDWLRTGITEQLEAPPEYSSVVSGNESLESPPLPCPNSPPNLLEGPFFAYIQEFRLRPPPLYSEVDPNPPSENSIRPRCMTC